Proteins from a single region of Halomicroarcula saliterrae:
- a CDS encoding N-6 DNA methylase: MTTLLDDDIRKRVTDPLDSIHQETGDTPFRVFSDWVNLTLAGFSGDEESYQKTLSRYRIDGFDEDAVDRLVNLHAEALGGLVLGLEESKEDILGGVYEHYGLTSDRFGQYFTPGPVSRAMAAMTIPDDGDLREATLDDPLVIGDISGCGSGRLIVDSARQLRTVAPEVAAVFIGYEKDSLCAKMAVINFVLNDIIGYVLLGDALKLKPQKVWSAGTGRMLKGERPVSVLTAEETDWVVSRFFGEEDRNAAEETSQGSLVDFELG; the protein is encoded by the coding sequence ATGACTACATTACTGGACGACGATATCCGAAAGAGGGTCACTGATCCTCTTGACTCGATTCATCAAGAAACCGGAGACACCCCGTTTCGAGTGTTTTCCGACTGGGTCAACCTAACACTCGCGGGCTTCAGCGGTGATGAAGAAAGCTATCAGAAGACACTCAGCCGATACAGGATCGACGGATTCGATGAGGATGCTGTAGACCGACTAGTCAATCTTCATGCTGAGGCTCTCGGGGGGTTAGTCCTCGGGTTGGAAGAGTCAAAGGAGGATATTCTGGGAGGGGTGTACGAACACTACGGCCTTACTAGCGACCGCTTTGGTCAGTACTTCACACCAGGACCGGTAAGCCGAGCGATGGCAGCGATGACTATTCCAGACGACGGGGATCTACGAGAGGCAACACTTGACGATCCTCTGGTCATCGGTGACATATCCGGGTGTGGGAGCGGACGACTCATTGTGGACAGTGCTCGACAGTTACGGACAGTTGCTCCCGAGGTCGCGGCAGTCTTCATTGGATACGAAAAGGATTCGCTGTGTGCGAAGATGGCAGTAATCAATTTCGTACTCAACGACATCATCGGATACGTTCTCCTCGGTGACGCTCTGAAACTCAAGCCTCAGAAAGTGTGGTCAGCTGGAACAGGACGGATGCTCAAAGGGGAACGACCAGTATCCGTATTGACTGCTGAAGAGACGGATTGGGTCGTGTCACGATTCTTCGGAGAGGAAGACAGAAA